The Brachyspira hyodysenteriae ATCC 27164 genome includes a window with the following:
- the htpG gene encoding molecular chaperone HtpG codes for MAEKQILNFEAETKQILNLMVHSIYTHKEIFLRELISNASDALDKARFESITNTDKYTDIDNLRIKIEVDEQNRTLTIKDNGIGMTREDVINNIGSIARSGTKAFLEKIQKDKEASKESGIDLIGQFGVGFYSAFMVADDIILETKHVDSEKGVRWESNGDGSYSIEDIDKQDRGTTITLKLKGKDEKLEEDGFVDDDYCNRYTLESLIHKYSNYVHYPIVMDMPIPKKDEKEVQQYEEKTINSMISIWQKSKSDVKPEEYNEFYKEHFHDYAAPFEVIHTKAEGTIEYTALLFIPSRAPFNFLHPDFERGLELYSRNVFIMSKCKDLLPEYLKFVRGLVDSPDFSLNISREILQHSTQLKRIASNVEKKILDALENILKNDRKRYEKFFKEFGESIKIGIYSDFDKKDKLANLLLFQSSNTADDEYTTLAEYKSRMKEGQEFIYYAAAKDKSAIEKLPHMEGMKDKGYEVLYFTDRVDEFMITMMKEFDGTKLHSILQADNSDSENKDENKESANKDILNAIKDVLGADRVAEVRETNRLKESVVCLSNKEDSISFNMAKVLAETGNNMFGMKPERVLEINTSHDVFKAMEKEYQANKVSDMFKEYSELLYDEACILEGLPLEDPKLFASRMSKLMLK; via the coding sequence ATGGCAGAAAAACAAATACTCAATTTTGAAGCCGAAACTAAACAGATATTAAATTTGATGGTGCATTCTATATACACCCATAAAGAAATATTTTTAAGAGAACTTATATCAAATGCAAGCGATGCTTTGGATAAAGCAAGATTTGAATCTATAACAAACACAGATAAATATACAGATATAGATAATTTAAGAATAAAAATAGAAGTAGATGAGCAAAATAGAACATTAACTATAAAAGATAACGGAATCGGTATGACTAGAGAAGATGTTATCAATAATATAGGTTCTATTGCAAGAAGCGGTACTAAAGCATTTTTAGAAAAAATACAAAAGGATAAAGAAGCATCAAAAGAAAGCGGAATAGATTTAATAGGGCAATTCGGAGTAGGTTTTTATTCAGCATTTATGGTTGCTGATGATATTATATTGGAAACAAAGCATGTTGATAGTGAAAAAGGTGTTCGTTGGGAGAGTAATGGAGACGGTTCTTATTCTATAGAAGATATTGATAAACAAGACAGAGGAACTACTATTACATTAAAATTAAAAGGAAAAGATGAGAAATTAGAAGAAGACGGTTTTGTTGATGATGATTACTGCAACAGATACACTTTAGAGAGTTTAATACACAAATATTCAAACTATGTTCATTATCCTATAGTAATGGATATGCCTATACCTAAGAAGGACGAAAAAGAAGTTCAGCAATATGAAGAAAAAACTATTAACTCTATGATTAGTATATGGCAGAAGTCAAAAAGCGATGTTAAGCCCGAAGAGTATAATGAGTTTTATAAAGAGCATTTCCATGATTATGCAGCACCTTTTGAAGTTATACATACAAAGGCTGAAGGTACTATAGAATATACAGCACTTTTATTCATACCTTCAAGGGCTCCTTTCAATTTCTTACATCCGGATTTTGAAAGAGGATTAGAGCTTTATTCTAGAAATGTATTTATAATGAGCAAGTGTAAAGATTTGCTTCCTGAATATTTAAAATTCGTAAGAGGTTTGGTTGATTCTCCTGACTTCTCTTTAAATATTTCAAGGGAGATTTTACAGCATAGTACTCAATTAAAAAGAATAGCTTCTAATGTTGAGAAGAAAATTTTAGATGCTTTAGAAAATATACTTAAAAATGACAGAAAGAGATATGAGAAATTCTTTAAAGAGTTCGGTGAGTCTATAAAAATAGGCATATATTCAGATTTTGATAAAAAAGATAAATTAGCTAATCTTTTATTATTCCAATCTTCAAATACAGCTGATGATGAGTATACAACATTAGCAGAATATAAGTCAAGAATGAAAGAGGGACAGGAGTTTATATATTATGCTGCTGCTAAGGATAAATCTGCTATAGAAAAACTTCCTCATATGGAAGGTATGAAGGATAAAGGATATGAAGTTCTTTATTTCACTGACAGAGTAGATGAATTTATGATTACTATGATGAAAGAGTTTGATGGTACTAAACTTCATTCTATACTTCAGGCTGATAATAGTGATTCTGAAAACAAAGATGAAAATAAAGAGTCAGCTAATAAAGATATACTCAATGCCATAAAAGATGTATTAGGTGCGGACAGAGTTGCTGAGGTAAGAGAAACTAACAGACTTAAAGAAAGTGTTGTATGTTTATCTAATAAAGAAGATTCTATCAGCTTTAATATGGCTAAAGTTCTTGCTGAAACAGGTAATAATATGTTTGGAATGAAGCCTGAAAGAGTATTAGAGATTAATACTTCTCATGATGTTTTCAAAGCTATGGAAAAAGAATATCAGGCTAATAAAGTTTCAGATATGTTTAAAGAGTATAGCGAGCTTTTATATGATGAGGCATGCATACTTGAAGGACTTCCTCTTGAAGATCCTAAACTATTTGCTAGCAGAATGAGTAAATTAATGCTTAAATAA
- a CDS encoding PepSY-like domain-containing protein: MIKKTILLFLILVISVYADVYIAPNQLPNNILQFINTFFPNSSIMYAEMDRKKYEIALDNGVEIEFFRNGELKEIDGNYTALPSNILPQLVANTVSKTYPNTVITKIKKKWNLYEVKLNNMMELYIDSSSGQLLGQKFDD, encoded by the coding sequence ATGATAAAAAAAACAATACTTTTATTTTTAATTTTAGTAATTAGTGTATATGCTGACGTATATATAGCACCTAATCAGCTTCCAAATAATATACTGCAATTTATAAACACATTTTTTCCAAATTCTTCTATAATGTATGCTGAAATGGATAGAAAAAAATATGAAATTGCATTGGATAATGGGGTTGAAATAGAATTCTTTAGAAACGGAGAATTAAAAGAAATAGATGGAAATTATACTGCCCTGCCTTCTAATATACTGCCTCAGCTTGTAGCAAATACTGTTTCAAAAACTTACCCTAATACAGTAATAACAAAAATAAAAAAGAAATGGAATCTATACGAAGTAAAATTAAATAATATGATGGAGCTTTATATAGATTCAAGCAGCGGTCAGCTTCTAGGACAGAAATTTGATGATTAA
- a CDS encoding PepSY-like domain-containing protein, producing MNRKLENVLLFILICMTLFPYNNLLPEKSVNFINDYFNYDDIINVYKTSEFYEVTFNDDIVIHFDLDGYWQEVSGNSSPIPINFIDKKVLNTVKKTNPDAAIIKIKKRWNMYVISLDNYINIFIDFAGMLIGQKVPD from the coding sequence ATGAACAGAAAATTAGAAAACGTATTATTATTTATTCTTATTTGTATGACTTTATTTCCATACAATAATCTGCTTCCTGAAAAGTCAGTAAATTTTATCAATGACTATTTTAATTATGATGATATAATAAATGTATATAAAACAAGCGAATTTTATGAAGTTACATTTAATGATGATATAGTAATACATTTTGATTTAGACGGATATTGGCAGGAGGTAAGCGGAAATTCATCTCCTATACCTATAAATTTTATAGATAAGAAAGTATTAAACACTGTTAAAAAGACAAATCCTGATGCCGCAATTATAAAAATAAAGAAAAGATGGAATATGTATGTAATAAGCTTAGATAATTACATAAATATATTCATAGATTTTGCAGGAATGTTAATAGGTCAAAAAGTACCAGATTAA
- a CDS encoding sigma-70 family RNA polymerase sigma factor translates to MLKKDINQEYKGPVSVYLKQIGEIRRLTKEEELDLWQRLEVCRNDRALLENNDDEESLKKIEEIDKEIDSIQHKLVKSNLRLVISIAKRYYNSGVPFIDIIDEGNIGLIEAVKRFEYKKGFKFSTYGVWWIKQSIVKEISSKRHIIRFPMHIARLIKKSIQTSKTLTQKLGRDPTIDEISKEMKIDRKTLSYIMIFTQDTASVDSFFRNSDNNDMTSIIEDKNFPSPHQKAFMDSLRDTLTEALKCLDEKERTVIISRYGLYGKEAKTLEDTGKELNITRERVRQIQIKAIKKLAGLNLSKELKSFLWD, encoded by the coding sequence TTGTTAAAAAAAGATATTAATCAAGAGTATAAAGGACCTGTTAGCGTATATTTAAAGCAAATAGGTGAAATAAGAAGACTCACTAAAGAAGAGGAACTTGATTTATGGCAGCGTCTTGAAGTTTGCCGAAATGATAGAGCATTGTTAGAAAATAATGATGATGAAGAGTCTTTAAAGAAAATAGAAGAGATAGATAAAGAAATAGATTCCATACAGCATAAGCTTGTAAAATCAAATTTAAGGCTTGTTATAAGTATAGCTAAAAGATATTATAATAGCGGAGTACCTTTTATTGATATTATAGATGAGGGAAATATAGGGCTTATAGAGGCTGTAAAAAGATTTGAATATAAAAAAGGATTTAAATTTTCTACTTATGGTGTTTGGTGGATAAAGCAGAGTATAGTAAAAGAAATATCAAGCAAAAGACATATTATAAGATTTCCTATGCATATAGCAAGACTTATTAAAAAGAGTATACAAACATCAAAAACACTCACTCAGAAATTAGGAAGAGATCCTACAATAGATGAAATATCTAAAGAAATGAAAATAGATAGAAAGACTTTATCTTATATTATGATATTTACTCAGGATACTGCCAGTGTTGACTCTTTTTTCAGAAATTCAGATAATAATGATATGACTTCTATAATAGAAGATAAAAATTTCCCATCACCTCATCAAAAAGCATTTATGGATAGTTTGAGAGATACTTTAACAGAGGCGCTTAAATGCTTGGATGAAAAAGAGAGAACTGTTATTATATCAAGATATGGTTTATATGGAAAAGAGGCAAAAACTCTTGAAGATACAGGAAAAGAATTAAATATCACTAGAGAAAGAGTAAGACAGATTCAAATAAAAGCCATAAAGAAACTTGCAGGACTTAATTTATCTAAAGAATTAAAAAGCTTCTTATGGGATTAA
- a CDS encoding GNAT family N-acetyltransferase, which yields MTIYETKNRDYEIIDKLYILWEKSVRATHLFLKEDDIINISKYVKKYLIDIKHLIIAEIEDNIVGFMGTENKKLEMLFLDPEAIGNGIGKELIKYAIENYDIKEVSVNEQNTNAYNFYKHMGFKDYKRDEYDDLGNNFPIIHMRII from the coding sequence ATGACAATATATGAAACAAAAAATAGAGATTATGAAATAATAGATAAACTCTATATACTATGGGAAAAATCTGTAAGAGCAACTCATTTATTTTTAAAAGAAGATGATATTATAAATATATCCAAATACGTTAAAAAATATTTAATAGATATAAAGCATTTAATAATTGCTGAAATAGAAGATAATATTGTAGGCTTTATGGGCACAGAAAATAAAAAATTAGAAATGCTTTTTTTAGATCCTGAAGCAATAGGAAATGGTATAGGAAAAGAATTAATAAAATATGCAATTGAAAATTATGATATTAAAGAAGTATCTGTAAATGAACAAAATACAAATGCATATAACTTTTATAAACATATGGGTTTTAAAGATTATAAAAGAGATGAATACGATGATCTAGGAAATAATTTTCCTATTATCCATATGAGAATTATATAA
- a CDS encoding basic amino acid ABC transporter substrate-binding protein, which yields MKKILTLIMIISSMLIVSCGNSAKTTETENKKIYVGIDVDFPPFGYLDSNGKIGGFDYDIMSEVAKLSGLNVEFTHMQFKGLLPALQAKKIDAIIAGMTVTEERKQFVNFSEPYYVSSQVMLVHKDDDTIKTFDDLAGKNIGVVIGTTGDTIMTENKEVNNEKFDTGAAAVLALKEKKIAAIVFDKEPCKNFAKYNDDIKLIESDAIVENYAIALRKEDTALLEKINAGLSQVMTNGTYEKLIEKNFQ from the coding sequence ATGAAAAAAATACTAACATTAATAATGATTATTTCTTCAATGCTCATTGTATCATGCGGTAATTCAGCAAAAACAACAGAAACTGAAAATAAAAAAATATATGTTGGAATAGATGTTGACTTTCCGCCTTTTGGATATTTAGACAGTAATGGAAAAATAGGCGGCTTTGATTATGATATAATGAGTGAAGTGGCAAAATTATCTGGTTTGAATGTAGAGTTCACACATATGCAGTTTAAAGGACTTTTACCAGCACTTCAGGCTAAAAAAATAGATGCTATAATAGCAGGTATGACTGTTACTGAAGAAAGAAAACAGTTTGTTAATTTCTCAGAACCTTATTATGTTTCAAGCCAAGTTATGTTAGTTCATAAAGATGATGATACTATAAAAACATTTGATGATTTAGCAGGTAAAAATATAGGTGTGGTTATAGGTACAACAGGTGATACTATAATGACAGAAAACAAAGAAGTAAATAATGAAAAATTTGATACAGGTGCTGCTGCTGTACTTGCATTAAAAGAAAAGAAAATCGCTGCTATTGTATTTGATAAAGAACCTTGCAAAAATTTTGCTAAATATAATGATGATATAAAATTAATAGAAAGTGATGCTATAGTAGAAAATTATGCAATTGCATTAAGAAAAGAAGATACAGCTCTTTTAGAAAAAATTAATGCAGGACTTTCTCAAGTAATGACAAATGGTACTTATGAAAAATTAATAGAAAAGAATTTCCAATAA
- a CDS encoding biotin--[acetyl-CoA-carboxylase] ligase, producing the protein MKVNIFTENLNTKIYGKNTLLFESLESTNKKMIEDLNNKVKLEEGSVYIALVQTSGKGSYGNKWESNNNLGLWFSVLVYSPYKKEALSFLPGIALSKCLREKYNVDAHVKWPNDVLVGSKKISGTLIQVTPIENINACVIGTGVNLYQRKEDFDLSIRNKATSLYIETGKKVELSDFYKNLIYYFEDVYTGTKNLSEYFKEYSKMIGRTIKAIKDDAEIYAKVKGITEEGYLQVEVNGQDETWISRASLDIDTNY; encoded by the coding sequence ATGAAAGTTAACATATTTACAGAAAATTTAAATACTAAAATATACGGAAAAAATACTTTATTATTTGAATCATTAGAAAGTACAAATAAAAAAATGATAGAAGATTTAAATAATAAAGTGAAGCTGGAAGAGGGAAGTGTATATATAGCATTAGTGCAGACATCAGGAAAGGGAAGCTATGGTAATAAATGGGAATCTAATAATAATTTAGGTTTATGGTTTAGTGTTTTAGTTTACTCGCCATATAAAAAAGAGGCTTTAAGTTTTTTGCCTGGTATAGCTTTAAGTAAATGTTTGAGAGAGAAATATAATGTTGATGCTCATGTTAAATGGCCTAATGATGTTTTAGTAGGCAGTAAAAAGATATCAGGTACTCTTATACAAGTTACTCCTATTGAAAATATAAATGCATGTGTTATAGGAACGGGTGTTAATTTATATCAAAGAAAAGAAGATTTTGATTTGAGTATAAGAAATAAAGCTACTTCATTATATATTGAAACAGGAAAAAAAGTAGAATTGAGTGATTTTTATAAAAATTTGATTTATTATTTTGAAGATGTTTATACAGGAACTAAAAATCTATCAGAATATTTCAAAGAGTATAGCAAAATGATAGGCAGAACTATAAAAGCTATAAAAGATGATGCTGAAATATATGCTAAAGTAAAAGGAATAACAGAAGAAGGATATTTACAGGTTGAAGTTAATGGACAAGATGAAACTTGGATATCAAGAGCTTCTTTGGATATAGATACAAACTATTAA